The Xyrauchen texanus isolate HMW12.3.18 chromosome 28, RBS_HiC_50CHRs, whole genome shotgun sequence genome has a segment encoding these proteins:
- the LOC127622212 gene encoding protein lin-9 homolog — translation METPTRSSKRSRLSCEDEERPLSSRSPRRSQRVTTVPQKLGNITTPDKKASQKIGLRLRNLLKLPKAHKWCIYEWFYSNIDRPLFEGDNDFCLCLKESFPNLKTRKLTRVEWGTIRRLMGKPRRCSSAFFAEERMALKQKRQKMRLLQQRKITDMSQCKDLPDEIPLPLVIGTKVTARLRGVHDGLFTGQIDAVDTSAATYRVTFDRNGLGTHTVPDYEVLSNEPHETMPISAFAQKQRPPRFQSFLTPPRGSYPGSTQSILMDSDPLFSQSPWKTKLTGTDGETLGGFPVKFLVQVTRLSKILMIKKEHIKHLKEMNTEAEKLKSYSMPIGLDLQKRYATTVLDLEQLNKDLNKVLHEVQQFCYELAPDQGMQPADQPSELRRRCEEESQDVVRQTNAMHDGEQRVQSPGLTQLVSRLTALLLQIRCLAEGGDLNSFEFKSLTDSLNDIKSSIDDSNVSCFQDNVEIHVAHIQSGLSQLGNLHAFSANNTNRT, via the exons ATGGAAACG CCGACAAGGAGCTCAAAGAGGAGTCGGCTGTCATGTGAGGATGAGGAGCGGCCGCTCTCCTCGAGATCTCCCAGGAGGAGCCAGAGGGTCACCACTGTGCCTCAG AAACTCGGAAACATCACAACACCAGATAAAAAGGCTTCACAGAAAATTGGACTGAGACTAAGAAATCTGCTCAAACTGCCCAAGGCGCACAAATGGTGCATCTATGAATGGTTCTATTCAAATATTGACAG GCCTTTATTTGAAGGAGACAATGACTTCTGCCTGTGTCTTAAGGAGTCTTTTCCTAATCTAAAGACAAGGAAGTTGACCAGAGTGGAATGGGGAACAATCAGAAGACTTATGGGCAAACCTCGCAG ATGCTCCTCAGCTTTCTTTGCTGAAGAACGAATGGCTCTGAAACAGAAGAGGCAGAAGATGCGTCTCCTGCAGCAGAGGAAAATCACAGATATGTCTCAATGCAAAGACCTGCCAGATGAGATTCCTTTGCCCTTGGTCATTGGGACTAAAGTTACAG CTCGTCTTAGGGGTGTCCATGATGGCCTGTTTACTGGACAGATTGATGCAGTCGATACCAGTGCAGCAACGTATCGCGTCACATTTGACAGAAATGGGCTCGGCACACATACAGTTCCTGACTATGAAGTGCTT AGTAACGAACCTCACGAGACAATGCCCATATCTGCTTTTGCTCAGAAACAGCGCCCACCTCGTTTCCAGAGCTTTCTGACCCCACCGCGTGGGTCTTATCCTGGCTCGACACAGTCCATCTTAATG GACAGTGATCCTCTGTTTAGTCAGTCCCCTTGGAAAACCAAACTGACAGGAACTGATGGAGAGACACTGGGTGGATTTCCTGTCAAATTTCTTGTACAAGTG ACACGCCTGTCCAAAATCCTCATGATTAAAAAAGaacatataaaacatttgaaagagATGAATACAGAAGCTGAAAAATTG AAGTCTTATTCCATGCCAATCGGTCTGGACTTGCAGAAGAGATATGCCACGACAGTGCTAGATCTGGAACAGCTTAATAAAGACCTCAACAAAGTCCTGCATGAAGTCCAGCAGTTTTGCTATGAA CTGGCCCCAGATCAGGGCATGCAGCCTGCAGATCAGCCCAGCGAGCTGCGAAGGCGCTGTGAAGAAGAGTCGCAGGACGTTGTGCGGCAAACTAACGCAATGCATGATGGAGAACAGCGTGTCCAAAGCCCTGGCCTCACCCAGCTTGTCTCCCGTCTCACAGCTCTCCTGCTGCAGATCAGG TGTTTGGCCGAAGGGGGTGACTTGAATTCATTTGAATTCAAATCACTGACAGACTCTCTTAATGACATAAAGAGTTCGATAGATGACTCTAACGTCAG
- the LOC127622435 gene encoding protein EFR3 homolog B-like: MPMAVPEPVAPRRLALDCRTLLDHRPSRGVCGCCGALRPRYKRLVDNIFPEDPEDGLVKANMEKLTFYALSAPEKLDRIGAYLSERLSRDVARHRYGYVCIAMEALDQLLMACHCQSINLFVESFLKMVRKLLEADKPNLQILGTNSFVKFANIEEDTPSYHRSYDFFVSRFSEMCHSSYEDPDIRTKIRMAGIKGLQGVVRKTVNDELQANIWDPQHMDKIVPSLLFNLQSEEGTESRSPSPLQASEKEKESPAELTERCFRELLGRAAYGNIKNAVTPVLMHLDNHSLWEGKTFAVRCFKIIMYSIQALQLKPL; the protein is encoded by the exons gGGTGTGTGGATGTTGTGGAGCGTTGAGGCCTCGCTACAAGAGGCTGGTTGACAATATCTTTCCAGAAGACCCAGAG gatggATTGGTGAAGGCTAACATGGAGAAGCTGACTTTCTACGCCCTCTCAGCTCCAGAGAAGTTGGATCGGATCGGGGCGTACCTGTCTGAAAGACTGTCCCGTGATGTGGCTAGACACAGATATGG GTATGTGTGTATTGCGATGGAAGCCCTCGACCAGCTGTTAATGGCGTGCCACTGTCAGAGTATCAACCTGTTTGTAGAGAGTTTCCTCAAGATGGTGCGAAAACTCCTGGAGGCTGATAAACCCAACCTGCAAATCCTGGGAACCAACTCT TTTGTGAAGTTTGCTAACATCGAGGAGGACACCCCCTCGTATCATCGCAGTTACGATTTCTTTGTGTCACGCTTTAGTGAGATGTGTCATTCCAGCTATGAGGACCCTGACATCCGCACCAA AATCCGAATGGCTGGCATCAAAGGTCTTCAGGGTGTAGTAAGAAAGACCGTGAATGATGAGTTGCAAGCAAACATCTGGGACCCTCAGCACATGGACAAGATCGTACCCTCCCTGCTCTTCAATCTACAGTCTGAAGAAGGCACAGAGAG TCGCTCTCCCTCCCCGCTGCAGGCCAGTGAGAAGGAGAAAGAAAGCCCCGCCGAGCTGACTGAACGCTGCTTTCGGGAACTGCTGGGTCGAGCAGCCTATGGCAACATCAAGAACGCTGTCACCCCTGTGCTTAT GCATCTTGATAATCACTCGCTGTGGGAAGGCAAAACATTTGCAGTGCGTTGCTTTAAGATTATCATGTACTCCATTCAG GCTCTTCAGCTAAAGCCCTTGTAA